Proteins from one Mesorhizobium sp. M9A.F.Ca.ET.002.03.1.2 genomic window:
- a CDS encoding IS481 family transposase: MNIHKNARLTPLRREEMALAVMEGDLSQAQAALKFAVTAKVVKRWVERYKAEGRAGMVDRSSRPRRSPNATERAVADRIVALRRQRLTGKHIASVVAVSPATVSRVLARAGLSRLKDLEPAEPVRRYERDEPGDMIHIDIKKLGRFDRIGHRITGDRTGQSNGRTSRKGGAGWEFVHVCIDDASRIAFSQILPDEKKESAVAFLNAAIAYYASLGVTTSRVMTDNGGCYKSRAFRAACKALGLKHIRTKPYTPKTNGKAERFIQTALREWAYARAYTTSDRRAAELPVWLHRYNWHRPHGSLKSKTPISRLGLSEDNLLRLHS; this comes from the coding sequence ATGAACATTCATAAGAATGCCCGTCTCACGCCGCTTCGTCGAGAGGAGATGGCGCTTGCGGTCATGGAAGGCGACCTTTCCCAAGCCCAAGCAGCGTTGAAATTCGCGGTGACGGCGAAGGTCGTGAAGCGATGGGTCGAGCGTTACAAGGCCGAAGGCCGTGCCGGCATGGTCGACCGCTCGTCGCGACCCAGGCGCAGTCCGAATGCGACCGAACGGGCTGTGGCCGATCGGATCGTTGCGCTGCGGCGCCAGCGCCTCACGGGCAAGCACATTGCAAGTGTGGTCGCCGTCTCGCCGGCGACGGTGAGCAGGGTGCTGGCGCGGGCCGGGCTGTCGCGGCTGAAGGACCTTGAGCCAGCAGAGCCGGTGCGTCGATATGAGCGTGACGAGCCGGGCGACATGATCCACATCGATATCAAGAAGCTCGGCCGTTTCGACCGCATCGGCCATCGCATCACCGGCGATCGCACCGGCCAAAGCAATGGCCGGACTTCCCGTAAAGGCGGCGCGGGCTGGGAGTTCGTCCACGTCTGCATTGACGATGCCTCCCGCATCGCCTTTAGCCAGATCCTGCCCGACGAGAAAAAGGAAAGCGCCGTCGCCTTCCTCAACGCCGCCATCGCCTACTATGCCAGCCTTGGCGTCACCACCTCACGGGTCATGACCGACAACGGCGGCTGCTATAAAAGCCGCGCCTTCCGCGCCGCCTGCAAAGCCCTCGGCCTCAAACACATCCGAACCAAGCCCTACACGCCCAAGACCAACGGCAAGGCCGAACGCTTCATCCAGACCGCGCTCAGAGAATGGGCCTACGCAAGAGCCTACACGACCTCAGATCGCCGTGCTGCCGAGCTGCCCGTCTGGCTGCACCGATACAATTGGCACCGCCCGCATGGCAGCCTAAAATCCAAAACACCCATCAGTCGCCTCGGATTGTCCGAGGACAACCTGTTGAGGCTCCACAGCTAG
- a CDS encoding Fur family transcriptional regulator: MAARDVLTKNQLCVLEKLEAASGPLSAYTLLDQLRERGFRAPLQVYRALDTLVKSGFVHRLESLNSFVACAEPHDHSHSMTAFAICDTCGQVTEFSDHDVGHRLDEWVRSTGFAAKKAVIEFRGTCAKCRAEAA, from the coding sequence ATGGCGGCAAGGGATGTGCTGACGAAAAACCAGTTGTGCGTGCTCGAGAAACTCGAGGCCGCCAGCGGGCCACTCAGCGCCTATACATTGCTCGACCAGCTTCGCGAGCGGGGCTTCCGCGCACCGCTGCAGGTCTATCGCGCACTCGACACGCTGGTGAAGTCCGGTTTCGTGCACAGGCTCGAAAGCCTCAATTCCTTTGTCGCCTGCGCCGAGCCGCACGACCACAGCCATTCGATGACCGCCTTTGCCATCTGCGACACATGCGGGCAGGTGACGGAGTTCTCCGACCACGATGTCGGACACCGGCTGGACGAGTGGGTGCGCTCGACCGGCTTCGCCGCCAAAAAGGCAGTGATAGAGTTCCGCGGCACCTGTGCGAAGTGCCGGGCTGAGGCGGCTTAG
- the mgrA gene encoding L-glyceraldehyde 3-phosphate reductase encodes MPYVPAENRYEKMVYNRCGRSGLKLPAISLGLWHNFGGDTPHRTKQAIARKAFDLGITHFDLANNYGPPPGSAETAFGEILRTDFSSYRDELIISTKAGYEMWAGPYGEWGGRKYVLASLDQSLKRMGLDYVDIFYSHRFDPDTPLEETMGALDHAVRSGKALYAGISSYNSQRTREAADILKQLGTPCVIHQPSYSMLNRWVEDDGLLDTLEGLGVGSIVFTPLAQGMLTDKYLGGIPEGSRASQGKSLKPAFINDKTIANIKALNAIAGRRGQTLAQMALAWVLRKGRVTSALIGASRPEQVEDCVGALKALDFSDAELAEIDTYAREADINLWAASAERKGPPRK; translated from the coding sequence ATGCCCTATGTCCCCGCCGAAAACCGCTACGAGAAAATGGTCTACAATCGCTGCGGGCGATCCGGCCTGAAATTGCCGGCAATCTCGCTCGGGCTCTGGCACAATTTCGGCGGCGACACGCCGCACCGGACCAAGCAGGCGATCGCGCGCAAAGCCTTCGATCTCGGCATCACGCATTTCGACCTCGCCAACAATTACGGCCCGCCGCCCGGTTCGGCGGAGACGGCTTTTGGCGAAATCCTGCGGACGGATTTCTCCTCCTATCGCGACGAGCTGATCATCTCGACCAAGGCCGGCTACGAGATGTGGGCCGGGCCCTATGGCGAATGGGGCGGGCGCAAATATGTGCTGGCCAGCCTCGACCAGAGCCTGAAGCGGATGGGGCTCGACTATGTCGACATCTTCTATTCGCACCGTTTCGACCCCGACACGCCGCTGGAAGAAACGATGGGCGCGCTCGATCACGCGGTACGCTCCGGCAAGGCGCTTTATGCCGGCATCTCCTCCTACAATTCGCAGCGCACGCGCGAGGCCGCCGACATATTGAAGCAGCTCGGCACGCCATGCGTCATCCATCAGCCGAGCTATTCGATGCTTAACCGCTGGGTCGAGGACGACGGTCTTCTCGACACGCTGGAGGGGCTCGGCGTCGGCTCGATCGTGTTCACGCCGCTGGCGCAAGGCATGCTGACCGACAAATATCTCGGCGGCATCCCTGAGGGCAGCCGCGCCAGCCAAGGCAAGTCGCTGAAGCCGGCTTTCATCAATGACAAGACCATCGCCAACATCAAGGCGCTGAACGCCATTGCCGGACGCCGCGGGCAGACGCTGGCGCAGATGGCGCTGGCCTGGGTGCTGCGCAAGGGCCGGGTGACCTCGGCGCTGATCGGCGCCAGCCGGCCGGAACAGGTCGAGGATTGCGTCGGCGCGCTGAAGGCGCTCGACTTCAGCGATGCCGAGCTCGCCGAGATCGACACGTACGCACGCGAAGCCGACATCAATCTGTGGGCCGCCTCCGCGGAGCGCAAGGGTCCGCCGAGGAAGTGA
- a CDS encoding Gfo/Idh/MocA family oxidoreductase, producing MAKKLGIGVIGCGNISKAYLSFAPLFRGIEMRACADINMDAAKARAKEFKLRAETVEGLLKAGDIDIIVNLTVPAVHYEVSKQILDAGKHVYSEKPFVLSVKEGLDLKKLAERDGLRIGSAPDTFLGGAHQLVRNLIDTGKVGKITSGTCHVMNHGMEHWHPNPDFFFQPGAGPVLDIGPYYITNLIQLIGPVKQVAAFASIPTTERTISSKPRAGEKILVATPTTIHGLMEFENGAVVTLNTSWDVWGHGHAPMELYGELGTVFLPDPNFFGGDVRFTDAAKPVKKLPKWKHPFGVANQMHSHGMMANYRTAGLADMALAIAEGRPHRCSMELALHAVDVMTGMLRSGASGKFVAMQTTCERPAALGVKEAKELLAKKK from the coding sequence ATGGCAAAAAAACTTGGGATCGGCGTCATCGGCTGCGGCAACATCTCGAAAGCGTATCTCTCGTTTGCGCCGCTGTTTCGCGGCATCGAGATGCGCGCCTGCGCGGATATCAACATGGATGCGGCCAAGGCGCGGGCGAAGGAGTTCAAGCTGCGCGCCGAGACCGTCGAAGGGCTGCTCAAGGCCGGCGACATCGACATCATCGTCAACCTCACCGTTCCGGCTGTGCACTACGAGGTGTCGAAACAGATCCTCGATGCCGGCAAGCACGTCTATTCGGAAAAGCCGTTCGTGCTGTCGGTCAAGGAGGGGCTCGACCTGAAGAAGCTGGCGGAGAGAGACGGACTGCGCATCGGCTCGGCGCCCGACACTTTCCTCGGCGGCGCGCACCAGCTTGTCCGCAACCTGATCGACACTGGCAAGGTCGGCAAGATCACCAGCGGCACATGCCATGTGATGAACCACGGAATGGAGCATTGGCATCCCAATCCGGACTTCTTCTTCCAGCCTGGCGCTGGTCCGGTGCTCGATATCGGGCCCTATTACATCACCAATCTGATCCAGCTGATCGGGCCGGTGAAGCAGGTGGCGGCCTTCGCTTCGATCCCGACGACGGAACGCACGATCTCGTCCAAGCCTCGCGCGGGCGAAAAAATCCTGGTCGCCACGCCGACGACGATTCACGGTTTGATGGAGTTCGAGAATGGCGCCGTGGTGACGCTCAATACAAGCTGGGACGTGTGGGGCCATGGCCATGCGCCGATGGAACTCTATGGCGAGTTGGGTACTGTGTTCTTGCCGGACCCGAATTTCTTCGGCGGCGACGTTCGCTTCACCGACGCCGCCAAGCCGGTCAAGAAGCTGCCGAAATGGAAGCATCCGTTTGGCGTGGCCAACCAGATGCATTCGCATGGCATGATGGCCAACTACCGCACCGCCGGTCTCGCCGACATGGCGCTGGCGATCGCGGAAGGCCGGCCGCATCGGTGCTCGATGGAACTGGCGCTGCACGCCGTCGATGTGATGACCGGCATGTTGCGGTCTGGCGCGAGCGGAAAGTTCGTTGCCATGCAGACCACCTGCGAACGGCCCGCGGCACTGGGCGTCAAGGAGGCGAAGGAGCTGTTGGCGAAGAAGAAATAG
- a CDS encoding sugar phosphate isomerase/epimerase produces MNWSFQLYSARNFQPWEGVLKMLGELSYAQVEGFGGVYDDPKAFRAELDKNGLAMPTGHFSIDALEKDFDGVRKIADALGITLLICPYLVAELRPTDTAGWRGFGERLAKVGETAGKAGYGFAWHNHDFEFKTLADGSVPQDHILSTAPDIGWEMDVAWVVRGGGDPLPWIEKYGKRIAAVHVKDIAKPGEGLDEDGWSDVGHGTVDWAGLIKALRAKSAAKYYVMEQDNPNDIERFARRSIAAAKTY; encoded by the coding sequence ATGAACTGGTCATTCCAACTTTACAGCGCCCGCAATTTCCAACCTTGGGAAGGCGTGCTCAAGATGCTGGGCGAGCTCAGCTACGCGCAGGTCGAGGGGTTCGGCGGCGTCTATGACGACCCCAAGGCATTCCGCGCCGAACTCGACAAGAACGGGCTCGCCATGCCGACCGGCCATTTCTCGATCGATGCGCTCGAAAAGGATTTCGACGGCGTGCGCAAAATCGCCGACGCGCTCGGCATCACACTGCTCATCTGCCCTTATCTGGTCGCCGAACTCAGGCCGACCGACACGGCCGGCTGGCGCGGCTTCGGCGAGCGCCTAGCCAAGGTCGGCGAGACGGCTGGCAAAGCCGGCTACGGCTTTGCCTGGCACAACCATGATTTCGAGTTCAAGACGCTCGCCGACGGCTCGGTGCCGCAGGACCACATCCTGTCGACAGCGCCCGACATCGGCTGGGAGATGGACGTGGCCTGGGTGGTGCGCGGCGGCGGCGATCCGCTGCCCTGGATCGAGAAGTATGGCAAACGCATCGCCGCCGTCCATGTCAAGGACATCGCCAAGCCCGGCGAGGGCCTCGACGAGGACGGCTGGTCGGATGTCGGCCACGGCACGGTCGACTGGGCCGGCCTGATCAAGGCGCTGCGCGCCAAGAGCGCCGCCAAATACTACGTCATGGAGCAGGACAACCCCAATGACATCGAGCGTTTCGCCCGCCGCTCGATCGCAGCCGCCAAGACCTATTAG
- the ugpC gene encoding sn-glycerol-3-phosphate ABC transporter ATP-binding protein UgpC: MMTRIGNPSGSIQNPSVSIQDLSLNFGAISVLETLNIDVAEGEFIVLLGPSGCGKSTLLNCIAGLLDVSDGRIFIKGKNVTWEEPKDRGIGMVFQSYALYPQMTVEKNLSFGLRVAGIAKDEIAKRIARAAEILQIEPLLQRKPSALSGGQRQRVAIGRALVRDVDVFLFDEPLSNLDAKLRAELRVEIKLLHSKLQNTMIYVTHDQIEAMTLADRIAVMKGGVIQQLDAPQTIYNRPVNRFVAGFLGSPAMNFLDGRLEKHDGSWHFAVEDVRIPLATYAFEKEPVPGAAVFGIRPEHVAFNSGAGWPFTATANVVVVEPMGSDTLVWLKLGNQNFTVRVTSERTPNNADTVSIGFDPMRASLFDAATGNRL, from the coding sequence ATGATGACAAGAATCGGAAATCCCAGTGGTTCAATCCAGAATCCCAGTGTCTCAATCCAGGACCTGTCGCTGAATTTCGGCGCGATCTCGGTGCTGGAGACGCTCAATATCGATGTCGCCGAGGGCGAATTCATCGTGCTGCTCGGTCCGTCCGGCTGCGGCAAGTCGACCTTGCTCAACTGCATCGCCGGCCTGCTCGACGTTTCGGACGGCCGCATCTTCATCAAGGGCAAGAACGTCACCTGGGAAGAACCCAAGGACCGTGGCATCGGCATGGTGTTCCAGTCCTATGCGCTCTATCCGCAGATGACGGTGGAGAAGAACCTGTCCTTCGGGCTGCGCGTCGCCGGCATTGCCAAGGACGAGATCGCCAAGCGCATCGCACGCGCCGCCGAAATCCTGCAGATCGAGCCGCTGTTGCAGCGCAAGCCGTCGGCGCTTTCGGGCGGCCAGCGCCAGCGCGTGGCCATCGGGCGGGCACTGGTGCGCGACGTCGACGTCTTCCTGTTCGATGAGCCGCTTTCCAATCTTGACGCCAAGCTGCGCGCGGAACTGCGTGTCGAAATCAAACTGCTGCACAGCAAGCTGCAGAACACCATGATCTATGTCACCCACGACCAGATCGAAGCGATGACGCTGGCCGACCGCATCGCGGTGATGAAGGGCGGCGTCATCCAGCAGCTCGACGCGCCGCAGACCATCTACAATCGCCCGGTCAACCGCTTCGTCGCCGGCTTCCTCGGCTCGCCGGCGATGAATTTCCTCGACGGCAGGCTGGAAAAGCACGATGGCAGCTGGCACTTTGCCGTCGAGGATGTGCGCATCCCGCTTGCCACCTACGCTTTCGAAAAGGAGCCCGTGCCGGGAGCGGCCGTGTTCGGTATCCGGCCCGAGCATGTCGCGTTCAACAGCGGCGCTGGATGGCCGTTCACAGCCACGGCAAATGTCGTGGTCGTCGAACCCATGGGTTCCGACACGCTGGTCTGGCTGAAGCTCGGGAACCAGAATTTCACGGTGCGGGTGACATCGGAGCGCACGCCAAACAATGCCGACACCGTGAGCATCGGTTTCGACCCGATGCGCGCTTCGCTGTTCGACGCCGCAACCGGCAACCGCCTGTAA
- a CDS encoding carbohydrate ABC transporter permease, protein MSDHAVSLPAGKGPFRLEASGPRGPKPRHVFSRRNIFLYGTLIVVALYYLLPLYVMVVTSLKGMPEIRLGNIFSPPLEITFEPWVKAWSSACTGLNCDGLSRGFWNSVRITVPSVILSIAIASVNGYALANWRFKGADTFFVILIVGAFIPYQVMIYPIVIILREIGLYGSLSGLVIVHSIFGMPILTLLFRNYFASMPEELFRAARVDGAGFWGIYFRIMLPMSLPIFVVAIILQVTGIWNDFLFGVVYTRPDTYPMTVQLNNIVNSVQGVKEYNVNMAATILTGLVPLVVYFISGKLFVRGIAAGAVKG, encoded by the coding sequence GTGTCTGACCATGCCGTTTCCCTGCCTGCCGGTAAGGGCCCTTTCAGGCTTGAGGCGTCCGGGCCGCGAGGACCGAAGCCGCGGCATGTGTTCTCGCGCCGCAACATCTTCCTCTACGGCACGCTCATCGTGGTGGCGCTGTATTATCTCCTGCCGCTCTATGTGATGGTGGTGACGTCGCTCAAGGGCATGCCGGAGATACGCCTCGGCAACATCTTCTCACCGCCGCTCGAGATCACCTTTGAGCCTTGGGTGAAGGCCTGGTCCAGCGCCTGCACCGGCCTCAACTGCGACGGGCTCTCGCGCGGCTTCTGGAATTCGGTGCGCATCACCGTCCCGTCGGTCATCCTGTCGATCGCGATCGCTTCCGTGAACGGCTACGCGCTTGCCAACTGGCGCTTCAAGGGGGCCGACACTTTCTTCGTCATCCTGATCGTCGGCGCCTTCATCCCCTATCAGGTGATGATCTATCCGATCGTCATCATCCTGCGCGAGATCGGCCTCTACGGCAGCCTAAGCGGTCTGGTGATCGTCCATTCCATTTTCGGCATGCCGATCCTGACACTGTTGTTCCGCAACTATTTCGCTTCCATGCCGGAGGAACTGTTCCGGGCGGCGCGCGTCGACGGCGCCGGCTTCTGGGGCATCTATTTCCGTATCATGCTGCCGATGTCGCTGCCGATCTTCGTCGTCGCCATCATCCTGCAGGTGACCGGCATCTGGAACGACTTCCTGTTCGGCGTCGTCTACACCCGCCCCGACACCTATCCGATGACGGTGCAGCTCAACAACATCGTCAACTCGGTGCAAGGCGTGAAGGAATACAACGTCAACATGGCCGCCACCATCCTGACCGGCCTCGTTCCGCTCGTCGTCTACTTCATTTCCGGCAAGCTCTTCGTGCGTGGCATCGCCGCCGGCGCGGTGAAAGGATGA
- a CDS encoding sugar ABC transporter permease encodes MSKSKRPNQLFRNLNAKVASIPMVLTALVIFVGGSAWTVLYSFTNSKLLPRLNFVGLDQYYRLWSTPRWLVSIENLLVYGVLSLVFSLVIGFMLAALLDQKIRFEDTFRTIFLYPFALSFIVTGLVWQWLLNPEFGIQGVVRGLGWESFSFDPLYNSNIVIYGILIAALWQGTGLIMCLMLAGLRGIDEDIWKAARVDGIPMWKTYLFIIIPMMRPVFITALVIIAAGIVKVYDLVVAQTSGGPGIASEVPAKYVYDYMFFAQNLGQGFAASTMMLLSVVIVIVPWAYLEFGGKKRV; translated from the coding sequence ATGAGCAAGAGCAAACGCCCCAACCAACTCTTCCGCAACCTTAATGCCAAGGTCGCCTCCATTCCGATGGTCCTTACAGCACTGGTGATCTTCGTCGGCGGCAGCGCGTGGACGGTGCTCTATTCCTTCACCAATTCGAAGCTCCTGCCGCGGCTGAACTTCGTCGGGCTCGACCAGTATTATCGGCTGTGGTCGACGCCGCGTTGGCTGGTCTCGATTGAGAACCTCCTGGTCTACGGCGTGCTGTCGCTGGTGTTCTCACTCGTGATCGGCTTTATGCTGGCGGCGCTGCTCGACCAGAAGATCCGCTTCGAGGATACGTTCCGCACCATCTTCCTCTATCCGTTCGCGCTCTCCTTCATCGTCACCGGTCTTGTCTGGCAGTGGCTGCTCAACCCGGAGTTCGGAATCCAGGGGGTGGTGCGCGGGCTCGGCTGGGAAAGCTTCAGCTTCGATCCGCTCTACAATTCCAACATCGTCATCTACGGCATATTGATCGCCGCGCTCTGGCAAGGCACCGGGCTCATCATGTGCCTGATGCTGGCGGGCCTGCGCGGCATCGACGAGGATATCTGGAAGGCCGCGCGGGTGGACGGGATACCCATGTGGAAGACCTATCTTTTCATCATCATCCCGATGATGCGACCGGTCTTCATCACCGCGCTTGTCATTATCGCTGCCGGTATCGTCAAGGTCTATGACCTGGTCGTCGCCCAGACCAGCGGCGGTCCCGGCATCGCCTCCGAAGTGCCGGCCAAATATGTCTACGACTACATGTTCTTCGCCCAGAACCTCGGCCAGGGCTTCGCCGCCTCGACCATGATGCTGCTGTCGGTGGTGATCGTCATCGTGCCGTGGGCCTATCTCGAATTCGGAGGCAAGAAGCGTGTCTGA
- a CDS encoding ABC transporter substrate-binding protein: MRYQFMTAALAVTVALPFAGPAAATDLEVTHWWTSGGEAAAVAEFAKAFDATGNHWVDGAIAGSGGTARPIMISRITGGDPMGATQFNHGRQAEELVQAGLMRDLTDLATRDKWLEIVQPKSLLDGCTLDGKIYCVPVNIHSWQWLWLSNAAFEKAGVPVPKNWNEYVAAAPALEKAGIIPLAVGGQPWQASGAFDVLLTAVGGTETFLKVYRDKDAEFAAGPEVAKVFKAADDARKMAKNTNVQDWNQATNLVIAGKAGGQIMGDWAQGEFQVAGQTAGKDYTCLPGLGLNEVIATGGDAFYFPLLQDAEKSKAQEALAETLLDPKTQVAFNLKKGSLPVRGDVDLEAANDCMKKGLDILAKGSVMPWTDQLLSQDTQKQKEDLFSEFFAKPDMTVEEAQKRFAEIVASAD, translated from the coding sequence ATGCGATACCAATTCATGACCGCTGCGCTGGCGGTGACAGTCGCGCTGCCGTTCGCCGGCCCGGCGGCGGCGACGGATCTGGAAGTCACCCATTGGTGGACTTCGGGCGGCGAGGCGGCGGCGGTCGCCGAATTCGCCAAGGCGTTCGACGCGACGGGTAATCATTGGGTCGACGGCGCTATCGCCGGCTCCGGCGGCACGGCGCGGCCGATCATGATCAGCCGCATTACCGGCGGCGACCCGATGGGCGCGACCCAATTCAACCACGGCCGGCAAGCGGAAGAACTGGTGCAGGCCGGCCTGATGCGCGACCTGACCGATCTCGCCACCAGGGACAAATGGTTGGAAATCGTACAGCCGAAGAGCCTGCTCGACGGCTGCACCCTCGACGGCAAGATCTATTGCGTGCCGGTCAACATTCACTCCTGGCAGTGGCTGTGGCTGTCGAACGCGGCCTTCGAAAAGGCCGGCGTGCCGGTGCCGAAGAATTGGAATGAATATGTCGCAGCCGCCCCCGCGCTGGAAAAGGCAGGCATCATACCGCTCGCGGTCGGCGGACAGCCGTGGCAAGCCTCCGGCGCCTTCGACGTGCTGCTTACGGCGGTCGGCGGCACGGAGACCTTCTTGAAGGTCTATCGCGACAAGGACGCGGAATTCGCCGCCGGGCCAGAGGTCGCCAAGGTGTTCAAGGCCGCGGACGATGCCCGCAAGATGGCGAAGAACACCAATGTGCAGGACTGGAACCAGGCCACCAATCTGGTCATCGCCGGCAAGGCCGGCGGCCAGATCATGGGCGACTGGGCGCAGGGCGAGTTCCAGGTTGCCGGCCAGACCGCCGGCAAGGACTATACGTGCCTTCCCGGCCTTGGCCTGAACGAGGTCATCGCCACCGGCGGCGATGCCTTCTACTTTCCGCTGCTGCAGGATGCTGAAAAGTCCAAGGCGCAGGAAGCGCTGGCCGAAACGCTGCTCGATCCCAAGACGCAGGTCGCCTTCAACCTCAAGAAGGGTTCGCTGCCGGTGCGCGGCGATGTCGACCTCGAGGCGGCGAATGACTGCATGAAGAAAGGGCTCGACATCCTGGCCAAGGGCAGCGTCATGCCCTGGACGGACCAGTTGCTGTCGCAGGACACCCAAAAGCAGAAGGAGGACCTGTTCTCCGAATTCTTCGCCAAGCCTGACATGACCGTGGAAGAGGCACAAAAGCGCTTCGCCGAGATCGTCGCTTCGGCGGACTGA
- a CDS encoding LacI family transcriptional regulator yields the protein MDRQQTEKDDEASEQGRPTLKTLAFMTGLGVTTVSRALKDAPEIGAETRRRVQLVAKQIGYRPNRAGVRLRTGKTNVISLVLNTEHEIMSFVSDIIYGVSEVIADTPYHLIVTPYSRSQDPLDPIRYLVETGSADGVIISRTQPNDPRARYMLERGIPFATHGRTDMGLIHPYHDFDNYAFATEAVRHLAGIGRRRLALLAPPVELTYHRHALNGFTDALSEVGASEIPFNTVSIDHSIEQIRMRTAQLMRRDVRPDGFVSSAAAATLAIVAGIEDAGLKLGRDVDVVSKQSSDLLHLFRRELLVVNEDFRLAGAELARSVLGWIGGAAPGSLQSLSAPTEVLAYRRSDQSGIRSN from the coding sequence ATGGACAGACAGCAGACGGAAAAGGACGACGAGGCGTCGGAACAGGGCCGGCCGACATTGAAGACGCTTGCCTTCATGACCGGGCTGGGCGTCACCACCGTGTCGCGGGCGCTGAAGGACGCGCCCGAGATCGGCGCCGAGACCAGGCGGCGCGTCCAGCTCGTCGCCAAGCAGATCGGCTACCGGCCCAACCGTGCCGGCGTGCGCCTCAGAACCGGCAAGACCAACGTCATCAGCCTCGTGCTCAACACCGAGCACGAGATCATGAGCTTTGTCTCGGACATCATTTACGGCGTCTCGGAGGTCATCGCCGACACGCCCTATCACCTGATCGTCACGCCCTATTCGCGCTCGCAGGATCCGCTGGACCCGATACGCTATCTGGTGGAAACCGGCTCCGCCGACGGCGTCATCATTTCGCGCACCCAGCCAAATGACCCCAGGGCCCGCTACATGCTGGAGCGTGGCATCCCCTTTGCCACGCACGGCCGCACCGATATGGGGCTGATCCATCCCTACCATGATTTCGACAATTACGCGTTCGCGACCGAGGCCGTGCGCCACCTGGCCGGCATCGGCCGCCGCAGGCTGGCGCTGCTGGCGCCGCCGGTCGAGTTGACCTATCACCGCCATGCGCTGAACGGCTTTACCGATGCACTGAGCGAGGTCGGCGCCAGCGAGATCCCGTTCAACACCGTTTCGATCGACCACTCGATCGAACAGATCAGGATGAGGACCGCGCAGCTGATGCGTCGCGACGTCAGGCCGGACGGCTTCGTCAGCAGCGCCGCCGCAGCCACCCTCGCCATCGTCGCCGGCATCGAGGACGCTGGCCTCAAGCTCGGCCGGGACGTCGACGTGGTGTCCAAGCAATCGTCGGACCTGCTGCATCTGTTCCGCAGGGAACTGCTGGTCGTCAACGAGGACTTCCGGCTGGCCGGCGCCGAGCTCGCCCGCTCCGTGCTGGGCTGGATCGGCGGCGCCGCACCTGGCTCACTGCAGAGCCTGAGCGCGCCGACCGAGGTTCTGGCCTATCGCCGCTCCGACCAGAGCGGGATACGTTCAAATTGA